Within Candidatus Saccharibacteria bacterium, the genomic segment TTCAGGTCCATGGCTAGATAGTTGGCATACTCACGCTTGCCAACAAACCACTTGCTGCGCCAATCCTTATTGGCTTGCAGGCGCATGCTAATGGGGTTTACTTTTTGTCCCATTATTTTGCTCCTTTCACTTCATTTGGCTTGTTTTCTACTGTCGGCTTTACTTCATTTGACTTCTTGGCTGGACGTTGTTCGCCCTCAACAAGTACACGAATGTGGCTACTGCGTTTCATGTATGGTAGCGCCCGACCCATGGCAGCTGGTCGAAAACGTTTCATACGTGCACCATGATTGACTGTGATTTCGGAGATAACGAGCGTGTCTGCTTTGTAATTATGGTTGTGGCTGGCATTTGCCTGTGCGCTCTTAATTGTCTTGAGGACTGAGAGAGCCGCGCGGCGAGGCGTGTGCTCAAGTATGACAATGGCATCGGCAACGCTTCGGCCTCGGACAAGCGCAGCAACTGCTGCAACTTTGCGTGGGCTCAGGCGGACGCCTTTTGATTCTGCTTTAACGGCCATGGCTTATTTCCCCTTCGCTAACTTACCGCCGTGGTTGCGGAACTTACGAGTGGGGCTGAACTCGCCCAGCTTGTGGCCGACCATGTTTTCGGTAACGAAAACCGGTACATGAACTTTGCCGTTGTGCACCGCAAAAGTTTTGCCCACAAAATCTGGCGCAATTGTGCAAGCACGAGCCCATGTTTTGATAATTGTGCGATCCTCGGGGCCAAGCGCAGCGACTTTTTTCGCCAGCTTCGGATCAATAAACGGCCCTTTCTTAAGTGAACGACTCATTAATTAACTCCTCTTGCTGCTATTATTCCGCCTATGGCACCCCATACAATTCCTGTTGCCATCATAATTATTTCCTCTTGGCCGCGTGGCGGCTTCTTATGATCATGTTACTAGTACTCTTGCGGCGACGGGTCTTTAAACCAAGTGTCTTTTGACCCCATGGAGTGCGAGGGGCTTTAGCCATGCGGTGACGACCACCATCACCACCACCGTGTGGGTGATCGACTGCATTCATAACAACTCCACGCACACTTGGGCGCTTGCCTAAGTGACGATTGCGACCAGCCTTACCGATTTTGACGTTTTGGTGCTGTTCATTACCAACAACACCTATAGAGGCTGTGCAGGTCAGTAGGAACCTGCGAACTTCGCCGCTCGGCATACGCACCTGAGCGTATTCGCCTTCCTTGGCCATAAGCATAGCGCTGTTTCCGGCGCTGCGCACAGCTTGAGCGCCGCGGCCAGGCTTGAGTTCAAGTGCATGAATGGTTGTGCCAACTGGGATGTTTGCAAGTGGCAGACGGTTTCCCATTTCAATAGCAGCTTCTTCGTGGCCACTTACTTTTTGGCCTTGTTTCATGCCACTCACCGCAAGCACATAATGATAAGAGCCGGCAGCGTCTTTGACGCGGGCAATTCGGGCACTGCGGTTTGGATCGTACTCAATGTGTTCAACTGTTCCTTCGCCTTGGAAATTGTAGTTCATCACACGGTAGTGCCTACGCGCACCACCACCCTGATGACGGGTGGTAATACGACCTTGGTTGTTTCGACCGCTGCCGCGCTTAACACTTTTGACGAGCGATCTGACAGGCTTCTTTGTTGTCACGCCAGAAAAATCTTGGCTGGACATACCGCGCCGACCTGGCGTCGTAGGGTTGTATTGCTTAATAGCCATTATTTAGCCTCCTTTTTGCCAACAAGTTTCTTGAGGCCTTTAACCTTCGGCTTGTCACTTGTTTTAGATTCGGTTTTCTTGGCTTTTTCGGCGGCTTTTGCCTCTTTGGCAATTTCTTCTTCGGCAGCTGCAAAGAACGGTAGATGGCTGCCAGCGGCTAGG encodes:
- the rplB gene encoding 50S ribosomal protein L2, with the protein product MAIKQYNPTTPGRRGMSSQDFSGVTTKKPVRSLVKSVKRGSGRNNQGRITTRHQGGGARRHYRVMNYNFQGEGTVEHIEYDPNRSARIARVKDAAGSYHYVLAVSGMKQGQKVSGHEEAAIEMGNRLPLANIPVGTTIHALELKPGRGAQAVRSAGNSAMLMAKEGEYAQVRMPSGEVRRFLLTCTASIGVVGNEQHQNVKIGKAGRNRHLGKRPSVRGVVMNAVDHPHGGGDGGRHRMAKAPRTPWGQKTLGLKTRRRKSTSNMIIRSRHAAKRK
- the rplV gene encoding 50S ribosomal protein L22; translated protein: MAVKAESKGVRLSPRKVAAVAALVRGRSVADAIVILEHTPRRAALSVLKTIKSAQANASHNHNYKADTLVISEITVNHGARMKRFRPAAMGRALPYMKRSSHIRVLVEGEQRPAKKSNEVKPTVENKPNEVKGAK
- the rpsS gene encoding 30S ribosomal protein S19 codes for the protein MSRSLKKGPFIDPKLAKKVAALGPEDRTIIKTWARACTIAPDFVGKTFAVHNGKVHVPVFVTENMVGHKLGEFSPTRKFRNHGGKLAKGK